The genome window TCCGAAACATTAGAAAGAAAGACATTTCGTAAAACAAGCGCTTTTTTATCACAGCATGGTCTCATTTTTCTAAAGAACACCACATTAGAGATTACACCGCTTCAGAATCAGGATATCTCATTTTTCCATGATCATTACATACGACGACGTTCAGAATTGTTGGGAGAGCCTCATATCGTCAAAAGAACTTACAGTTCTTTCACGTTTTTCGAAGATGATTCAGATTATTCTACTCAACTTCATAATTATTTAACAGATGAAAATGAGATCAGAGAACCACTTGAAAATGTCAACAGAAATAACATAAACGATGCTTTGACATTAGAATTGGCATTGTTCTTTGACGAGACTGGCTACAATATCTTTTCACCATTTTTTGATAAAAACGACGAGAAGATCATTGACATGCTATTAGCTTACATAAACGGTGTACAGGCAATTTATCATCATCCGAGTTTAGGAATTGCAATCGATATTTCCCTCGTTAGATTGGAGATTATGCAAAAACAGCCACGTGTTCTACCGCATCACGATGGTGAACGAGGAAAATTATTGGATTCTTTTTGCAATTACGCGATGAAGGAGAATCCGGAGGATGAATTTCATCCTAATCATTGGGACATGGGTTTGTACGTTTCTGGTTTGGATTTCTATGTTGTGGAGGCTGGGCAAAAAAATAGTGCCACTATGGGTCTGGCAGTAGTAGGTGGATTGTGCATCAAACAATATTCTTGCGTTATTGCTGAGTTAGGCGTGACAAATCAATTTGGAAAACCATTTCCATCGGCAGGATTCACGTCTGTTTATATAGCAGCTCATGAAATCGGACATAAGTAAGTTCATTCGTTCTCTTAGTCTAGTTctcttatataattttcaaaatctcTTAACACGACGAACTTAAACGACATTTTCCTACAAAAATGTTAAGAAGAAATATCTGGATAACATTGATTAATGATTCTCTCCTAAAAAGTTTAGGCATGCATCACGATTCGATTGGAAACACGTGTCCAAAGGATGGCTACATAATGTCTCCTAGTAGAGGTATCAATGGCGAGACCGCTTGGTCAGAATGCAGTCGCGATGTGGTTCAAAATCTTCCATATACGAAACCCTGTCTGAAAGACAGGCCAACTTCACCTATAAGCAGTCGATTGGATCACAGCAAGTTCTTCAATCTACCAGGCAGAGAATGGACCGCTAAAAGACAATGTGAAGTGCTGCTCCGCGATAAAGATGCTACTGTAGCCACGTTGTATAAAGTCTGCGAGTCGCTACAGTGTAAGACTCCGCATAGAAATGGATACTATTTCGCTGGACCTGCTCTAGATGGAACTTACTGTGCACCAGGAAAAGAGTGCCGCGGTGGTGAATGTAAAAACGCCCTACAAATGTACCCTGGTTTTATTCAACAGGGAGGATGGAGTGAATGGAAAACAGGGTCCTGTAAAAGTGGATGCTTGATGAAATCGACCGGCGCTCAAACTAGACGACGATACTGTGACAGGCCAATGCCAAAGAACACAGAAACCGGTTGCCAAGGATTGCACTATGACGTAGTTCTTTGCAAAGACGATAATCTATGCAAGAAGAAGCGCAAGAGCATGAGCGAGTTCGCGGCACTGAGGTGCGGAGAGTTCAGCGAAAGATTGCCAGAATTGGATGCGAAGGGTGGCGGGCTACAAGCGCCGCACGAACGCGAAAGGCCATGGATGGCCTGCGCTATATTCTGTCGGCGAAAAGACATAGCATCTTATTACACGCCGCGCGTGGAATTAAACGACCTTGGCCTTGACCCATACTTTCCAGATGGGACATGGTGTCATGTCGAGGAGggacaaaattatttttgtcgCCAGCACCACTGTCTGCCAGAGAGTATTCGTTTCGATAAAACGCTGCAAAATGATCGGCAGAGGAACGACGACATTGAGTTCGGCCCTCAAAATGCACACGCCGGAAGGCTTCGTCTTGACAATCAGGTGATTAAGTATTTGAGTCTGGGCCCCGACGGGTTGCCCCTCTTGACTTCCTTGTCGTACGGTATTGGGTTTCCGCCAGACGAGGACGAGTGGATCGATAAAGATTACGTAGAACTGATGAAACCAACGGAGGAAACTTCCTTTGAGTCATCGTATCGGATAAGAGAATAacagaaataattttctaatggaTTCTTCATTTTgtctcttttatttatttttgttaagtattttttattgatttcaGTACCTTCAtctaattttgataaattatagtTATTGAAGTATTTCTTTATCATGTCAATCTTTAACATAGGTGATTGATAAGATAACGATATCAAGTCTAATTACTGATTGATGTAAAAAagatcaaaaaaaaagaaagaagaagaaaagtttctaagagaattcgaattattaatattaaaagcaaagtgttcatacatatatttttgcgGTTTCTACTTGTTTTAACTTCTCATTATTATTCAGTTGTATTCTCTACTTTATATAAtgtagtataaatataaatataccaaTAAATTATAcaccaatatacatatgtatgtaggtACGAGAAACACATGTAGAAAAATGAAGGGTGTAAACCTCATAcgtgaatatatatgtatatgcatatttaCACAGAAATTCTACTGTTTCACTACGCAGTTGTATGTGAAAGTATCTCGAGCCTCGGGAGATAGGACGATGACGTCATCTACTTCGCTGTCTATTTTAGGAGTGTCCCGATGTTATATCCAGCGTAGGAGCGATCATGAGACAAAAGGattgaataaaaatacaaaatcgtGTCACTTAATTGTATCGATATTATTTTAGCGTACAAATAATTAACCAAccattaaaattaagaaaacgcATTACATAAGAAAACAATCAGCTCGATATTACAAATAGTTGTTTATACATACATGTGCTTTCATATGACAAAAACCTCCATCCAGTCACCGTGAAATTGAAGGAAATTAATGAGCAAGGTACAATTTGTTGTTtgaatatacaaatttaatttgttctactatatatttacgtatttatgTACGTACTTGTAATTCATTGAAAATGGGAAAGAACcgaattacaatatatatacgaATGATGGAATAAGAGAACAAAAGGCAAAATAAGACGATTGGAACACAATGATGGTGGCAATTTGTCATACTTCCGCAGATTTACCGTTCATACAAATCAGGCGCGCTATACGCATTTACATTAAAGAATACTTACAGACCATATACGCATACGCAAACATGCATTCATTCACCGTAATTGTATACATAATACATGCTCTGAATGTACAGAATAAACAAAATTAAGCAAGTCACATTCATACAGAGCTGCATTCTGACAGACTCGCACTGTTAAATCATATAACTTAATGTAAACATATTCGGTCTTATTCAATATTTTAGGATCTTTCTTCCCGCATGTAAAGGCAAAATACGTTTCACTGCA of Bombus terrestris chromosome 5, iyBomTerr1.2, whole genome shotgun sequence contains these proteins:
- the LOC100645943 gene encoding A disintegrin and metalloproteinase with thrombospondin motifs 2, which produces MYLNLNFITCTMAFVLETVLLLLFRLAYAQNMQDIEIVLLPLWNAEDSAEMPLSFKAFDQSVELMLHRNDKITAPQFKIWKHSDTDIMEELELSKPISCHYLHRDDLSSAAVSLCGEHGVHGLIFLKNTTLEITPLQNQDISFFHDHYIRRRSELLGEPHIVKRTYSSFTFFEDDSDYSTQLHNYLTDENEIREPLENVNRNNINDALTLELALFFDETGYNIFSPFFDKNDEKIIDMLLAYINGVQAIYHHPSLGIAIDISLVRLEIMQKQPRVLPHHDGERGKLLDSFCNYAMKENPEDEFHPNHWDMGLYVSGLDFYVVEAGQKNSATMGLAVVGGLCIKQYSCVIAELGVTNQFGKPFPSAGFTSVYIAAHEIGHNLGMHHDSIGNTCPKDGYIMSPSRGINGETAWSECSRDVVQNLPYTKPCLKDRPTSPISSRLDHSKFFNLPGREWTAKRQCEVLLRDKDATVATLYKVCESLQCKTPHRNGYYFAGPALDGTYCAPGKECRGGECKNALQMYPGFIQQGGWSEWKTGSCKSGCLMKSTGAQTRRRYCDRPMPKNTETGCQGLHYDVVLCKDDNLCKKKRKSMSEFAALRCGEFSERLPELDAKGGGLQAPHERERPWMACAIFCRRKDIASYYTPRVELNDLGLDPYFPDGTWCHVEEGQNYFCRQHHCLPESIRFDKTLQNDRQRNDDIEFGPQNAHAGRLRLDNQVIKYLSLGPDGLPLLTSLSYGIGFPPDEDEWIDKDYVELMKPTEETSFESSYRIRE